The sequence GAGCCGGGTGGCCTCGCGGAGGCCGTCGCCGCGCTCAACCGCGACCCCGACGTCGTCTACGCCGAGCCCGTGACCGTGATGACGGCGCAGACCGCCGACTCCTACTACGGCTCGCTGTGGGGCCTGGAGAACACCGGCCAGCGCATGTACGTCCCCAACGGCGGCGGCGCGTACTACCCGTCCGGCACGATCGACGCCGACATGGACGTGCCCGAGGCCTGGGCCTCGGCCACCGGCACCGGCGTCACGGTCGGCATCGTCGACACCGGCGTGCTCACGACGCACCCGGACCTCGCGAGCCAGGTCATCACCAACACGGCCGACCCGGTCAACGGCGTCGACGACGACGGCAACGGCTACGTCGACGACTGGCAGGGCTGGGACTTCGTCACCGAGAACGCCGGGATGGGCGTGAGCGAGGGCGACGCCACCCCGGGCCCCGACAACCTGCCGCAGGACAACCACGGCCACGGCACGCACGTCGCCGGCACGGTCGCCGCGCAGGCCAACAACAACGAGGGCATCACCGGCGTCGCCTACGGCGCGAAGATCATGCCGCTGCGCGCCCTCGGCGCGTCCGGCCGCGGCTCCAGCCTCGCGATCGCCGAGGCCTTCGACTACGCCGGCAAGATGGGCGTGCGGATCGTCAACGCGAGCCTCGGCGGCCCGGGCCTGGACCAGACGCAGCTCGCGGCCGTCCAGGCGCACCCGAACACGCTCTACGTGATCGCGGCGGGCAACGACAACGTCAACAACGACGCGACGCCGTACGGCCCGTGCGCGCTGCCGGCGGCGAACATCCTCTGCGTCGGCGCGTCCGACGAGAACGACCGCAAGGCGTCCTTCTCCAACTACGGCGCGCAGAGCGTCGACGTCTTCGCGCCCGGCACCGCGATCCTCTCGACGCACATCTCCTCGCCGTACGCGTACCTGCAGGGCACGTCGATGGCCAGCCCGAACACGGCCGGCGTGGCCGCGCTCGTGCTGTCGGCGCGGCCGGGGATGACCGCGCTGGACATCAAGAACGCGATCATGGCGTCGGTCGACGCGAAGGCGGACCTGACCGGCCGCGCGGTCACCGGCGGCCGGGTGAACGCCGAGCGCGCGCTCGCCGGCACGCTCGGGGGCGCGCCGACCAACAGCTCGCCGCCGGTCATCTCCGGCACCCCGCGCCAGGGCGCGACGCTGACGGCGTCCACGGGCTACTGGGACCCGGCGGGCACCAGCTACGGCTACGTCTGGCAGCGCTCGACCGACTCCGGTGCGAGCTGGACGTCGATCCCGGGCGCCACCACCTCGACCTACATCCCGGGGCAGTCGGACATCGGCGCGACGTTGCGCGTGACCGTTGTGGCGACGAACCCGTTCGGCGTCGCGAGCGCGACGTCGGCGTCCGTCGGCCCGGTCACCTCCGGTGTGCCGGTCAACATCGTGCAACCGACGATCACCGGCGTCCTCCGCCGCGGCCAGACGCTGTCCACCAGCGCGGGCTGGAGCCCGGGCGGCACGACCTACGCCTACCAGTGGCAGCGCTCCACCGACGGCGTGACCTGGACCCCGATCGGCACGAGCAACGCCAGCTTCACGCTCACGACGGCCGAGCGCAACACGCGGATCCGCGTGACCATCACCGCCATCAACCCGTACGGGCAGGCGTCGGCGACGAGCGACCCGACCGCGGTCGTGATCGCCGACCCGCCGGTCAACACCGCCGCGCCGACGCTCTCCGGAACGACCCGCCGCACGTTCGAGCTGACCGCCGCCGTCGGCGCCTGGGACGGCTCGAGCAACGACTACACGTACGAGTGGCAGCGCGAGGACGCCGGCGGAAGCTCGTGGTCGGCGATCCCGGGCGCGACGACGGCCACGTACCGGCTCGCCAAGGACGACGAAGGCGTGCGCGTGCGCGTGCTCGTCACCGGCACCAACCCGGACGGCACCGCCTCGGTGGCCAGCGACCCGACCGCGCTGCCGGTCTCCCCGTTCCCGCCCGCCAACGTGACGCCGCCGCAGCTGAGCGGCACGCCGCAGCGCGGGAAGACGCTGAGCGCGACGCGCGGCTCCTGGACCGGGCCGGACAACGTCTACAGCCACCAGTGGCAGCGCGACTTCGGCGAGGGCTACGTGGACATCGCCGGCGCGACCGGCGCCTCCTACACGCTCGTCGCCGCGGACGTCGACGCGCTCGTGCGCGTGGTCGTGACGGCCACCAACCCGGACGGGACGATCGTGGAGGCGAGCGCGGCCACGCCGCCGGTGCTGGCCTCGGGCCCGCTCAACCAGGCGTTGCCGACGATCAGCGGGACGGCGCAGCGCGGGCTCACGCTCAGCGGCCTGCCGGGCACGTGGAGCGGGTCCAACAACGCGTACGCGTACCAGTGGCAGTGGTCGGCCGACGGCACGACGTGGGCGGACATCGCCGGTGCGCGGGCGAGCGCCTACCAGCTGTCCCCGACCGAGATCGGCCGCTTCGTGCGCCTGCAGGTGATCGTCACCAACCCGGACGGCACCGGCCGGGCCGAGAGCGCCGCGAGCGTCCGCGTGCTCGCCTCGCCGGCGGCCAACACCGTGGCGCCGGCGATCAGCGGCACCGTCCAGCGCGCCTCCGCGCTGACGGCCTCGCGCGGCACGTGGGCCGGCAACGGCAACACCTACGCCTACCAGTGGCAGCGCGACGGCGTGAACATCTTCGATGCGACCGGCACGGCCTACACGCCGACGGTCGCCGACGTCGGCAAGCAGCTGCGCGTCGTGGTGACGGCGACGAACCCCGAGGGCAGCGTGGCCGCCACCAGCGCCGCGACGATCGCGGTGCCGAGCTCGCCGCCGGTCAACAGCGCGCGGCCGGTCGTCACGGGCTCCGCCACGCGCGGCTCGCAGCTGACGGGCACCAACGGCACCTGGACGGGGATCGGCAACCAGGCGACCTACCAGTGGCAGTCGTCGCTGGACGGCACGACCTGGACGGCGATCGCCAACGCCACGTCGTCGGCGCGCACGCTGACCGCGAGCGACGTCGGCCGCTTCATCCGCCTGCTGGTGACGATGACCAACCCGGAGGGCACGGTCAGCGTCGCGAGCGTGGCCACCGCGCAGGTGGTCGCCACGCCCCCCACGAACACCGCCCGGCCGACGATCAGCGGGACCGTCCAGCGCGCCCAGACGCTGGTCGGCACGCTCGGCACGTGGACCGGCGCGGACACGGTCTACGACTACCAGTGGCAGCGCTCGACGGACGGCTCGACGTGGACCGCGATCAGCGGCGCGACGCGGCCGTCCTACGACCTCGGGGTCGCGGACGTGGGCGCGACGGTGCGCCTGCTGATCACGGCGTCTAACGCGGACGGCGTCGGCACCGCGACGAGCCTCCCGACGACCACGGTGCCGAGCGCGGCGCCGGTCAACACGGTCCAGCCGTCGGTCTCGGGCACCGCCAAGCGCGGCGCGACGCTGACCGCGAGCTCCGGCACGTGGGCGGGCATCGGCAACACGACGGCGCGCCAGTGGCAGCGGTCGACCGACAACGGCAGCACCTGGCAGGACATCCTCGGCGCGACCGGCACGACCTACGTGCTGGCCGTCGCGGACATCGGCGCGCTGGTCCGCGTGTTCGTGACCACGACCAACCCGGAGGGGAGCGCGACGGCGACGAGCGCCGCGACCGCACAGGTGGTCAGTGACGGCCCGGTGAACATGCTGTCCCCGGCCTTCACGGGCAACGCGCGGCGCGGCTCGGTGCTGACCGCGGTGCCCGGCACCTGGGGCGGCGTCGGCAACGCCTTCGCCTACCAGTGGCAGCGCTCGGGCGACGGCGGCACCACCTGGGCGCCGATCGCGGGCGCCGACCGTGCCGACTACGAGCTGGCCGCCGGTGACGTCGGTGGGATCGTGCGCGTGCTCGTGACCGCGACGAACCCGGACGGGTCCGCCTCGCGGGCGAGTGCGGCGAGCGTGGTCGTGGCGGCCTCGGCGCCGGTGAACACCGTCACGCCGACGGTCACCGGCGCGGCCCTGCGCGCCACGACGCTGACCGCCTCGACCGGCTCCTGGACGGGGACGGGCAACACGTACGCCCTGCAGTGGCAGCGTGACCCGGGCACCG comes from Solirubrobacter pauli and encodes:
- a CDS encoding S8 family serine peptidase, which encodes MLATCVAACVPTATADAAVDPQQLEALDRQGATEIVVRREPGLTAAERADVRADADVELERRSPIVDTELVTAEPGGLAEAVAALNRDPDVVYAEPVTVMTAQTADSYYGSLWGLENTGQRMYVPNGGGAYYPSGTIDADMDVPEAWASATGTGVTVGIVDTGVLTTHPDLASQVITNTADPVNGVDDDGNGYVDDWQGWDFVTENAGMGVSEGDATPGPDNLPQDNHGHGTHVAGTVAAQANNNEGITGVAYGAKIMPLRALGASGRGSSLAIAEAFDYAGKMGVRIVNASLGGPGLDQTQLAAVQAHPNTLYVIAAGNDNVNNDATPYGPCALPAANILCVGASDENDRKASFSNYGAQSVDVFAPGTAILSTHISSPYAYLQGTSMASPNTAGVAALVLSARPGMTALDIKNAIMASVDAKADLTGRAVTGGRVNAERALAGTLGGAPTNSSPPVISGTPRQGATLTASTGYWDPAGTSYGYVWQRSTDSGASWTSIPGATTSTYIPGQSDIGATLRVTVVATNPFGVASATSASVGPVTSGVPVNIVQPTITGVLRRGQTLSTSAGWSPGGTTYAYQWQRSTDGVTWTPIGTSNASFTLTTAERNTRIRVTITAINPYGQASATSDPTAVVIADPPVNTAAPTLSGTTRRTFELTAAVGAWDGSSNDYTYEWQREDAGGSSWSAIPGATTATYRLAKDDEGVRVRVLVTGTNPDGTASVASDPTALPVSPFPPANVTPPQLSGTPQRGKTLSATRGSWTGPDNVYSHQWQRDFGEGYVDIAGATGASYTLVAADVDALVRVVVTATNPDGTIVEASAATPPVLASGPLNQALPTISGTAQRGLTLSGLPGTWSGSNNAYAYQWQWSADGTTWADIAGARASAYQLSPTEIGRFVRLQVIVTNPDGTGRAESAASVRVLASPAANTVAPAISGTVQRASALTASRGTWAGNGNTYAYQWQRDGVNIFDATGTAYTPTVADVGKQLRVVVTATNPEGSVAATSAATIAVPSSPPVNSARPVVTGSATRGSQLTGTNGTWTGIGNQATYQWQSSLDGTTWTAIANATSSARTLTASDVGRFIRLLVTMTNPEGTVSVASVATAQVVATPPTNTARPTISGTVQRAQTLVGTLGTWTGADTVYDYQWQRSTDGSTWTAISGATRPSYDLGVADVGATVRLLITASNADGVGTATSLPTTTVPSAAPVNTVQPSVSGTAKRGATLTASSGTWAGIGNTTARQWQRSTDNGSTWQDILGATGTTYVLAVADIGALVRVFVTTTNPEGSATATSAATAQVVSDGPVNMLSPAFTGNARRGSVLTAVPGTWGGVGNAFAYQWQRSGDGGTTWAPIAGADRADYELAAGDVGGIVRVLVTATNPDGSASRASAASVVVAASAPVNTVTPTVTGAALRATTLTASTGSWTGTGNTYALQWQRDPGTGFVDIAGATGMSYVLGVADVGSRIRVRVTASNPDATVAAYSIGSAVVAAGPPVARVAPTISGTARRASTLTSTRGEWLGIENEYAYQWQRRASGAPQFTDIAGATGVSYVLDAADVGAQVRLVITASNADGSAAAATTPTASVTAAPPQNVLPPTVTGAAKVGAQLTAFRGEWSPIGPAVEYAWQRDGVDIPGATGATYVLTAGDVGAVVRVKVTAINADGRTSVTSAGTARIATPPANTVVPVAPTGTTREASTLTAVPGSWDTPGATFTYTWYRCAPAATSLADASCERVGVGATYTLGEADVGLRVGVRVVASSVGGDAVADGALSAVIGALALTNTGVPTISGAAYTGEFLLGDPGRWTFPSPRYAYDWQRCAADGVTGCVSVGDGQSRYRAIADDAGHSLVLEVTALWSGQSATARSAPLAIKARPVPSVTVAPAVNGIAKRGQTLTATTGTWSNNPTGYAFQWLRCANGDCTQIPDATTDRHTLTPSDTGFAIAVEVTARNPWGTAVSRSAPTATVVPGPPVSSSPPVISSPSPIIQQGVTLSVGGYAWEATPDTVYSLSWERCDANGCAAIPGATGDRYLLVAADVGARIVAVSTASNIDGTVSARSAETVAVTLAGPRWKTLPTIAGASARVGDDVTMTPGTWSGPPVVTDTTELMRCTNVCVSRGTPSPYTIVTGDLGAILRVRETATNTGGTTVVWSAKYVGPVVSASAGSLTLSSREAPVRNADGSTLAFARLSGGAVAAAAKPKKPSGPKVALRRPGKVKGKLVAWACPVAVGEGAPAPCSTKVTLKKKATLALPAGTAGKVRVVVVRGK